One uncultured Caproiciproducens sp. DNA segment encodes these proteins:
- a CDS encoding PrgI family protein, which translates to MPYVPVPKDLTMVKTKVVLNLTKRQLICFSIAGLIGFPTYLITRQALGITGAALVMVAAVLPCFLFAMYEKDGQPLERILKNMLLVRFFSPKVRPYQTNNLYAALERQNKLDKEVERMGLLGVYAAVDQKTDDGL; encoded by the coding sequence ATGCCTTATGTACCCGTACCAAAGGATTTGACTATGGTAAAAACCAAAGTAGTGTTAAACCTCACAAAACGTCAGCTTATCTGCTTTTCCATTGCAGGGCTGATTGGGTTTCCCACCTACCTGATTACAAGGCAGGCACTTGGTATCACCGGGGCAGCCCTTGTGATGGTAGCCGCGGTGTTGCCGTGTTTCCTGTTCGCTATGTATGAAAAGGACGGGCAGCCCCTTGAAAGGATACTGAAAAATATGCTTCTTGTGCGGTTCTTCTCTCCAAAGGTTAGACCGTACCAGACCAATAATCTCTATGCCGCCCTTGAACGGCAGAACAAACTGGATAAGGAGGTAGAACGTATGGGGCTACTTGGAGTATACGCAGCCGTTGACCAAAAAACAGATGATGGATTATGA
- a CDS encoding DUF4316 domain-containing protein, whose amino-acid sequence MTKKQMMDYELKPAFSNYLENAEKSTEQNFNQIDGIINNEHAPEQSHDTARKPSIKEHLKDAKKECDSHKEPKVPKIEIQEPEL is encoded by the coding sequence TTGACCAAAAAACAGATGATGGATTATGAGTTGAAACCTGCATTCTCCAATTATCTTGAAAATGCGGAAAAGTCTACGGAACAGAATTTCAATCAGATTGACGGCATTATTAACAATGAACATGCCCCAGAGCAATCCCATGATACTGCTCGTAAGCCCTCCATTAAGGAACACTTGAAAGATGCAAAAAAGGAATGTGACAGTCACAAAGAGCCCAAAGTACCGAAAATTGAGATACAGGAGCCGGAACTATGA
- a CDS encoding response regulator, translated as MYKFLLIEDAKEDADACIDTIKRMNIELEEERFQVVVSNTFSDALLELKNEYHGVIVDIKLDGEHSGNEIIRSIVNEYRVPVAVMTGTPDTELEENSPIHIYKKGEVTYEDIIKTLAKATATGLFNVLGGKGIIENAMNQIFWNNLYPQITLWEKQKDEGVDTERVLLRYAIAHIQELIDNDIPSYATEEMYIKPPISDYIKTGAIVQSKHDGMYCIVLSPPCDLAMHNDQIKTDRILVCEIDNQDSVNREVAEKATKREKKKNNIRDAIKNNYTDYYHWLPANSLFDGGYINFRNVITYPPQEFKEEFGAPIIKIQEFFVKSILNRFSSYYARQGQPDFDFKIETDCIMERICPTVE; from the coding sequence ATGTACAAATTTCTATTAATTGAAGATGCAAAAGAAGATGCAGATGCTTGTATAGATACAATTAAAAGAATGAATATTGAACTTGAAGAAGAACGGTTTCAAGTTGTTGTATCCAATACATTTAGTGATGCATTGCTAGAACTGAAAAATGAATATCATGGAGTTATTGTAGATATTAAATTAGATGGCGAACATAGTGGAAACGAAATTATCCGGAGTATTGTAAATGAATATAGAGTACCTGTTGCAGTAATGACTGGTACTCCAGATACTGAATTGGAAGAAAATTCACCAATACATATCTATAAAAAAGGAGAAGTTACTTACGAGGATATCATAAAGACATTAGCAAAGGCTACTGCCACAGGATTATTTAACGTGCTTGGCGGAAAAGGCATTATCGAAAATGCTATGAATCAGATTTTTTGGAACAACCTCTATCCTCAGATAACTCTTTGGGAAAAGCAAAAGGACGAAGGAGTTGATACCGAAAGAGTATTACTTCGTTATGCAATTGCACATATTCAAGAACTAATTGACAACGATATTCCTTCTTATGCTACAGAAGAAATGTATATTAAACCACCAATTAGCGATTATATTAAGACAGGAGCAATTGTTCAATCAAAACATGACGGTATGTATTGTATTGTTTTATCGCCGCCTTGTGATTTGGCAATGCATAATGATCAGATTAAAACTGATAGAATACTCGTTTGCGAAATAGATAATCAAGATTCTGTTAATCGCGAAGTTGCTGAAAAGGCTACAAAGCGTGAAAAGAAGAAAAATAATATCCGTGATGCTATAAAAAATAATTACACGGATTATTATCATTGGCTCCCTGCAAACAGCCTTTTTGATGGAGGATATATCAATTTTCGAAATGTTATTACATACCCACCACAGGAATTTAAAGAAGAATTTGGGGCGCCTATTATAAAAATTCAAGAATTTTTTGTTAAGAGCATATTAAATAGGTTTTCTTCATACTACGCACGCCAAGGTCAGCCTGACTTTGATTTCAAAATTGAAACAGATTGCATTATGGAAAGAATATGCCCTACTGTGGAATAA
- a CDS encoding sensor histidine kinase yields MDSDNKSKISVIQERLSALKREKAELERQAQNFQGEFLSSYGIRPAGRHVLTIGEELIQDQFAAIVELVKNAYDADSPNAIVCFKRIPQNNCLEIRIEDHGHGMSTKDVIDKWLVPSTTYKLKERKSPQGRIMQGRKGIGRYAVSILGKDLLLETVDKSGQKTTLYIEWAQFSKYEYLDQIDIPVQSETTIGASGTVLTVHADLNIQEYWNDTTLKKLRFELKKLIPPKADTTFDSSFQIELSFENFFTDESQNRVEQILPYPILDLFDYRISGTISVEGKGILTYENQKIKNGVKEQFEFDCGETQCGKLIIDIRVYDRDKDAIDLLIQRGLKDENTGNYVTKLEARHLIDSVNGIGVYRNGFRIRPLGDADFDWLKLNEQRVQNPSMKIGSNQVAGYVYVESEEISHLEEKSARDGLKDNSAYDRLKTITSNVILELEQRRFVFRRKLGLSNPGKKIEKQLEGLYDYSSLTKSVASSLKKAGLSGEVIDEVADIISKEQTKKNETIEEIKKTVAVYQGQATLGKIINIILHEGRRPLNYFKNQIPNLNFYGNRFVQSQDQNSATEIMHLAAGIEDNASVFVNLFGRLDPLSAKRRETKSEFSLAEALNGIVAVFENELKKENIIVNIQCFDETKFVGWKQDIYTIFANLIDNSIFWILEKNCSNRQINISAAYDDDKGIVIEYIDSGPGISDELLESGVIFEPQFTTKPKGTGLGLSIAGEAAIRNGLSLTALQDEKGAHFRLSAE; encoded by the coding sequence ATGGACAGTGATAATAAGTCAAAAATATCAGTGATTCAGGAACGATTGAGTGCACTAAAACGTGAAAAAGCAGAACTAGAACGTCAAGCGCAGAATTTTCAAGGAGAATTCTTGAGTTCTTATGGAATCAGACCCGCAGGACGACACGTTCTAACTATTGGCGAAGAATTGATACAAGATCAATTTGCAGCTATTGTTGAGTTAGTTAAAAATGCTTATGATGCAGATTCTCCTAATGCCATTGTTTGCTTTAAACGGATTCCTCAAAATAATTGTTTGGAAATTCGAATTGAGGATCATGGTCATGGAATGTCTACAAAAGATGTCATCGATAAATGGTTGGTTCCATCAACTACCTATAAGCTCAAAGAGCGAAAAAGCCCTCAAGGACGAATTATGCAAGGGCGTAAAGGTATTGGTCGTTATGCCGTCAGTATTTTAGGCAAGGATTTACTTTTAGAAACTGTTGATAAATCAGGTCAAAAAACAACGCTGTATATTGAGTGGGCGCAGTTTTCAAAATATGAATACCTAGATCAAATTGATATTCCCGTACAGTCTGAAACGACTATAGGTGCATCTGGGACAGTTCTCACTGTACATGCAGACTTAAATATCCAGGAATATTGGAACGATACTACCCTCAAAAAATTGCGATTTGAATTGAAAAAACTTATTCCTCCAAAAGCAGATACTACCTTTGACAGTTCTTTTCAGATTGAACTTAGTTTTGAAAATTTCTTTACTGATGAAAGTCAAAATAGAGTGGAACAGATTTTGCCATATCCGATTTTAGATCTTTTTGATTATAGAATTAGTGGTACGATTTCTGTCGAAGGCAAAGGTATCTTGACATATGAGAATCAAAAAATTAAAAATGGTGTAAAAGAACAATTTGAATTTGATTGTGGAGAAACACAATGTGGGAAACTTATTATTGATATTAGAGTTTATGATCGTGACAAGGATGCTATAGATTTATTGATTCAGCGTGGTCTTAAAGATGAAAACACCGGCAATTATGTGACTAAGCTTGAAGCTAGGCATTTGATTGATAGCGTAAATGGTATTGGCGTTTATCGAAACGGTTTCCGTATTCGTCCCTTAGGCGATGCAGATTTCGACTGGTTAAAATTGAATGAGCAACGTGTTCAAAATCCATCCATGAAAATCGGTAGTAACCAAGTGGCCGGATACGTCTACGTTGAATCAGAAGAGATTTCCCATTTGGAAGAAAAAAGTGCTCGTGATGGATTAAAGGACAACAGTGCTTACGACAGGTTGAAGACAATTACCAGTAATGTGATTTTAGAGTTGGAACAACGACGTTTTGTGTTTAGACGGAAATTGGGGCTTTCAAACCCTGGAAAGAAAATCGAAAAACAGTTAGAGGGTTTATATGATTATTCTTCTTTAACAAAGTCAGTTGCTAGTTCTTTGAAAAAAGCTGGTTTATCCGGTGAGGTCATTGATGAAGTTGCTGACATAATTTCAAAAGAACAGACAAAGAAAAATGAAACGATTGAGGAAATCAAAAAAACGGTTGCTGTTTATCAAGGTCAAGCAACATTAGGTAAAATAATTAATATTATTTTACATGAGGGACGTCGCCCTTTAAATTATTTTAAGAATCAAATACCAAATTTAAATTTCTACGGTAATAGGTTTGTGCAAAGTCAAGATCAAAATTCTGCCACCGAAATCATGCACTTAGCTGCAGGAATTGAAGATAATGCGAGTGTATTTGTTAATTTGTTTGGTCGATTAGATCCCTTATCTGCAAAAAGGCGAGAAACGAAATCTGAATTTTCGTTGGCAGAGGCATTGAATGGTATAGTTGCTGTTTTTGAAAATGAATTAAAAAAAGAAAACATCATCGTTAATATCCAATGCTTTGATGAAACAAAATTTGTGGGATGGAAACAAGATATATATACCATTTTCGCTAATCTAATAGATAATAGCATTTTTTGGATTTTGGAAAAGAACTGTTCTAATAGACAGATTAATATTTCTGCAGCTTATGATGACGATAAAGGTATTGTAATCGAATACATAGATTCAGGTCCTGGTATTAGTGACGAGTTACTAGAGAGTGGTGTCATTTTTGAACCACAGTTTACCACAAAGCCCAAAGGAACAGGATTAGGACTTTCAATTGCAGGCGAGGCAGCTATCCGCAATGGTTTATCCCTAACTGCACTGCAGGATGAGAAAGGTGCTCATTTCCGATTGAGCGCAGAATAG
- a CDS encoding DNA cytosine methyltransferase yields the protein MPRYLDIFAGAGGLSEGFLREGYTPVAHIEMDEAACYTLKTRLAYKWLSMNHQETIYTNYLNRIIDRNTFYHSVPQEVLDTVLNYEISKKNLKEIFAKIDALLDNEPLDLIVGGPPCQAYSLVGRARDENGMVGDKRNYLYILYAEFLKKYKPKYFVFENVLGLLSAKDKDEKLYFEKMRTLFKKCGYSTEYRILNAKDFGVLQNRKRIILIGKRGVHSDFYPEIPMTNHNYLVKEIFADLPKLKAGIGVATPVSTIHYTGQYLYSAKIKKFDLQPVTFHCARPNTTQDLAIYRKAVRLWNKDKKRLSYTDLPKKLQSQKNMDSFLDRFKVVAANIDYSQTVVAHISKDGHYFIHPDIQQNRSLTPREVARLQTFPDDYYFESTSGKPSRTTAFKQIGNAVPVLLAEKIARALLEVW from the coding sequence ATGCCAAGATACCTTGATATTTTTGCGGGTGCGGGTGGATTGTCGGAAGGTTTCTTGCGAGAAGGATATACTCCGGTTGCACATATAGAAATGGATGAAGCTGCTTGCTACACGCTGAAAACCAGACTTGCGTATAAATGGTTATCTATGAACCACCAAGAAACGATTTATACGAACTATTTAAACAGAATTATTGATCGAAATACATTTTACCATTCTGTTCCTCAAGAAGTTTTGGACACCGTATTGAATTACGAAATTTCCAAGAAAAACTTGAAAGAGATATTTGCTAAAATAGATGCATTATTAGACAATGAACCATTGGATTTGATTGTTGGTGGTCCCCCCTGTCAGGCATATTCTCTCGTAGGCAGAGCTAGAGATGAAAACGGAATGGTAGGAGACAAAAGAAACTATTTATACATTCTATATGCCGAGTTTCTAAAAAAATACAAACCTAAGTACTTTGTGTTTGAAAATGTTTTAGGGTTATTATCTGCTAAAGACAAAGACGAAAAGTTGTATTTTGAGAAAATGCGTACTCTTTTCAAAAAATGTGGATATTCAACGGAGTATCGTATATTGAATGCAAAAGATTTTGGCGTATTACAAAATAGGAAACGTATTATTCTCATTGGTAAACGAGGAGTACACTCTGATTTCTATCCTGAGATCCCTATGACAAACCACAATTATTTAGTTAAAGAAATTTTTGCTGATTTACCTAAGCTAAAAGCCGGAATAGGTGTTGCTACACCTGTTAGCACGATTCATTATACAGGTCAATACCTATATTCTGCTAAAATTAAAAAATTTGATTTGCAACCAGTTACATTTCATTGTGCAAGACCTAATACAACACAAGACCTTGCAATATATCGAAAAGCAGTGAGATTATGGAACAAGGACAAGAAGCGATTAAGCTATACTGATTTACCCAAAAAACTACAATCTCAAAAGAATATGGATTCCTTTTTAGATAGGTTTAAGGTTGTGGCTGCGAATATTGATTATTCACAAACGGTCGTTGCACATATATCAAAAGATGGTCACTATTTCATTCATCCGGATATACAGCAAAATCGTTCGCTAACTCCTAGAGAAGTTGCAAGATTACAAACCTTTCCGGATGACTACTATTTTGAATCTACATCTGGAAAACCGTCAAGAACAACGGCATTCAAACAAATTGGAAACGCCGTACCTGTTCTACTCGCAGAAAAAATTGCAAGAGCATTGTTGGAGGTGTGGTAA
- a CDS encoding single-stranded DNA-binding protein, with amino-acid sequence MSDVNTLLDAAFQETNLLENGEVFLVRDLFKGYEWNRISRKDRLLLGTLFLNRVNNEHGFIKVALKTSSGQQRYQITKEV; translated from the coding sequence ATGTCTGATGTAAATACACTTTTAGATGCTGCATTCCAAGAGACTAATCTTTTGGAAAATGGTGAAGTTTTTTTAGTTAGAGATTTATTCAAAGGTTATGAGTGGAACAGAATATCACGAAAAGATAGATTGTTGTTAGGAACTTTATTTCTAAACCGCGTTAACAATGAACATGGGTTTATAAAAGTTGCTCTAAAAACCTCATCTGGACAACAAAGATATCAAATCACTAAGGAGGTATAA
- a CDS encoding relaxase/mobilization nuclease domain-containing protein: MATIKHIASKNADYGAAERYLIFQHNEFTNKPIRDEHGSLILREEYQFDTLNCGNDDFAIACMKSNLHYGKNNQKADVKSHHYIISFDPRDTADNGLTMEQAQEMGTAFCNDSFPGHQAIICTHPEGHNHSGNIHVHIVINSLRISEVERKAYMDRNCDTLPGMKHRCTSALMRTLRCNTMEMCQMVGLHQIDLLNGSKNRVTDREYQAERRGQRELDKSNADLRALGQKPKVTKFETEKEKLRNHIRTSLESTDTFAAFSDKLQQDYGIIVKESRGRYSYLTPDRTKPITARKLGDDFDTETILATLALNAEKSKLLKQKASIREQLQTEKSKPKQDTHKVRRTIDIEHSDKAKNSRGYEHWAKIHNIKLQAQTMVFLESVGLENYGQLATIVSEKQIAINTTNHKLKTVRSKLTDKKELQKAVFAIRQHKAVYDGYRTAKPKQQAAYRAQHETAISLYETASKKLAELYPDKKLPNMKILRLEIENLTVESNHLYTEYLESKKALSDLQTAKTNIDRLLATESDKARGNELS; encoded by the coding sequence TTGGCAACGATTAAACATATTGCAAGTAAAAACGCTGATTATGGTGCAGCTGAACGATACCTGATTTTCCAACATAATGAATTTACCAATAAGCCTATCCGTGATGAACATGGCAGCCTTATTCTTCGGGAGGAGTATCAATTTGATACGCTGAATTGTGGGAATGATGATTTTGCCATTGCCTGTATGAAAAGCAATCTGCATTACGGCAAGAACAATCAAAAAGCCGATGTAAAGAGTCACCATTATATAATCAGCTTCGATCCCCGTGATACTGCCGATAATGGCTTAACGATGGAACAGGCACAGGAAATGGGAACGGCTTTTTGTAATGATAGCTTCCCCGGACACCAAGCCATTATTTGCACCCATCCCGAGGGGCATAACCATTCCGGCAATATTCATGTACATATTGTAATCAACAGCCTGCGGATCTCCGAGGTAGAACGCAAGGCTTATATGGATAGGAATTGTGATACGCTCCCCGGCATGAAGCACCGCTGCACTTCTGCCCTCATGCGAACACTACGTTGCAACACAATGGAAATGTGCCAAATGGTAGGGCTTCATCAAATAGATTTGTTAAATGGAAGCAAGAACCGTGTCACCGATCGGGAGTACCAGGCCGAACGCCGTGGCCAACGTGAATTAGATAAAAGCAATGCTGACCTGCGGGCGTTGGGGCAAAAGCCCAAAGTTACGAAATTTGAAACAGAGAAAGAAAAACTCCGTAATCATATTCGCACCTCATTGGAGAGTACCGACACCTTTGCGGCATTTTCTGATAAGCTACAGCAGGACTATGGAATTATTGTTAAGGAAAGCCGTGGGCGGTACAGCTACCTCACGCCGGATAGGACAAAGCCGATTACTGCCCGTAAGTTGGGTGATGATTTTGATACGGAAACGATTCTGGCTACTCTTGCCCTAAACGCAGAGAAAAGCAAACTGCTAAAACAGAAAGCAAGTATTCGTGAGCAGTTGCAGACAGAGAAGTCCAAACCAAAACAGGATACTCACAAGGTGCGCCGCACCATTGATATTGAGCATAGCGACAAAGCAAAGAACAGCCGTGGATATGAGCATTGGGCGAAAATCCACAATATCAAATTACAGGCACAGACAATGGTATTTCTGGAAAGCGTGGGTTTGGAGAACTACGGGCAGCTTGCCACTATTGTATCTGAAAAACAGATTGCTATTAATACGACTAATCATAAATTAAAAACAGTACGGTCTAAGCTTACCGATAAAAAGGAATTGCAAAAGGCTGTCTTTGCAATTCGGCAGCATAAGGCGGTTTATGATGGATACCGTACCGCTAAGCCAAAACAGCAAGCCGCCTACCGTGCCCAGCACGAAACAGCTATTTCGCTTTATGAAACAGCAAGCAAAAAATTAGCAGAGCTTTACCCAGATAAAAAGCTGCCCAATATGAAAATCCTGCGATTAGAGATTGAAAACCTGACCGTTGAAAGCAATCATCTGTATACCGAATATCTGGAAAGCAAAAAAGCACTGTCCGACTTGCAAACAGCCAAGACGAATATTGATAGATTGCTTGCCACAGAATCCGACAAGGCGCGTGGCAACGAATTATCCTAA
- the mobC gene encoding plasmid mobilization relaxosome protein MobC yields MRKPYNTPKRACVIKTRLSQEEKAVFDERLNVLGMSAAEYIRQAILTAKIQPVIRITPTNALNDVGTLIAEYGKIGGNLNQIARRLNEGGMFTKEVTAEVRTAVAELYTLKYRVLEKLGEAVGND; encoded by the coding sequence ATGCGAAAACCTTATAACACGCCCAAGCGTGCCTGCGTTATCAAGACACGTCTTTCCCAAGAGGAAAAGGCCGTCTTTGATGAACGCCTGAACGTTCTCGGCATGAGTGCCGCCGAATATATCCGCCAAGCGATATTGACCGCCAAGATACAGCCGGTCATTCGTATTACGCCCACCAATGCCCTGAATGATGTTGGTACATTGATTGCTGAATACGGCAAAATTGGCGGCAACCTTAATCAGATTGCCCGTCGATTAAATGAGGGTGGAATGTTCACAAAGGAAGTGACCGCAGAGGTGCGAACCGCCGTTGCAGAACTGTACACCCTTAAATACCGCGTCCTTGAAAAGTTGGGTGAAGCCGTTGGCAACGATTAA
- a CDS encoding excinuclease ABC subunit UvrA: MEKENIEEFIHVVGAREKNLKNIDVKIPKKRITVFTGVSGSGKSSLVFDTIAAESQRQLNETYSSFIRHRLPHYGQPNVDTIENLSVAIIIDQKRIGGNARSTVGTITDIYSLLRLLFSRIGKPFVGYSDVFSFNNPQGMCPMCEGLGKIDMINIDRLLNRNKSLNEGAILFPTFEPGGWRLKRYIHSGFFDNEKKVKDFTEEELELLLYKSDIKVTTSDPEWPKTSLYEGLIPRIERSFLKKEDGEATKYKKEIAKIVGKETCPDCGGARLSQSVLQCKINNNNIADCVTMQITDLMDFISTINDPKAATMIMAITNRLEHLVSIGLGYLSLNRETSTLSGGESQRIKMVRQLGSSLTGLTYIFDEPSIGLHPHDVDKIITLLKLLRDKGNTVLIVEHDPDVVRIADYVIDMGPKAGINGGKITYQGSLDGLVHSDTLTGKTLCSQPRLKENIRTSSEHLSLEKAQLHNLKNISVDIPKGIMTVVTGVAGSGKSTLINQVLPKVYPDTIFIDQKPIQTSKRSNVATFTGIFDDIRELFSKANHVKPALFSFNSQGACPNCKGLGVTYTDLAFMDTVVTVCEVCQGKRFTDEVLSYQLRGKSISDILNMTVDDALDFFYEKEIVSTLKRLADVGITYITLGQPLNTLSGGELQRVKLASELENRGNIYVLDEPTTGLHMSDISQLLKVLNRLIEQGSTVIVIEHNLDVISQADWIIDLGPLAGQNGGNIMFEGIPRDLINCTSSITGQYLKKYIK; this comes from the coding sequence ATGGAGAAAGAAAATATAGAAGAATTCATACACGTGGTTGGAGCAAGAGAAAAAAATCTTAAAAATATAGATGTAAAAATCCCCAAGAAAAGGATCACTGTCTTTACTGGTGTTTCTGGTTCAGGGAAATCATCTTTGGTATTTGATACAATAGCAGCAGAATCACAACGGCAGCTAAATGAAACATATTCAAGTTTTATTCGCCATCGCTTACCACATTATGGGCAGCCCAATGTAGATACCATTGAAAATTTATCTGTAGCAATTATCATTGATCAAAAGCGTATTGGCGGAAATGCGAGGTCAACGGTTGGGACAATTACCGACATATATTCTTTACTGAGATTATTGTTTTCTCGTATAGGAAAACCCTTTGTAGGTTATTCCGATGTTTTTTCATTTAACAATCCTCAAGGAATGTGCCCTATGTGTGAGGGGCTTGGAAAAATCGATATGATAAATATTGACCGCCTGTTAAATAGAAATAAGTCATTGAATGAGGGTGCAATTTTATTTCCAACCTTTGAGCCGGGAGGATGGAGGTTAAAAAGATATATTCACTCAGGCTTTTTTGATAATGAGAAAAAAGTAAAAGACTTTACAGAAGAAGAATTAGAGTTACTTTTATATAAGTCAGATATTAAAGTAACCACTTCCGATCCCGAATGGCCTAAGACATCTCTTTATGAAGGACTGATTCCTAGAATTGAGCGAAGTTTTCTTAAAAAAGAAGATGGCGAAGCTACCAAATACAAAAAAGAAATAGCTAAGATCGTTGGTAAAGAAACGTGCCCTGACTGTGGGGGTGCTAGATTATCACAATCTGTTTTGCAATGTAAAATAAACAATAATAATATTGCGGACTGTGTTACAATGCAAATTACAGATTTAATGGATTTCATCAGCACCATTAACGACCCTAAAGCTGCAACTATGATTATGGCTATAACTAATCGGCTGGAACATTTAGTTTCAATCGGTCTCGGCTATTTAAGCCTAAATAGAGAAACCTCAACGCTTTCCGGCGGTGAATCGCAGCGGATAAAAATGGTTCGGCAATTAGGCAGCAGCTTAACTGGTCTTACGTACATCTTTGATGAGCCAAGCATTGGTTTACACCCGCATGATGTAGATAAAATCATTACGCTTTTAAAGCTTTTACGAGACAAAGGAAATACCGTTTTGATTGTTGAGCATGATCCGGATGTTGTTAGAATTGCAGATTATGTCATTGACATGGGGCCGAAAGCTGGTATCAACGGTGGTAAAATAACTTATCAGGGTTCATTAGATGGTCTTGTACATTCAGATACGCTGACAGGCAAAACTTTGTGCAGCCAACCCCGGTTAAAAGAGAATATTAGAACTTCCTCTGAACATTTGTCTTTAGAAAAAGCTCAGTTACACAATCTTAAAAATATTAGTGTAGATATTCCGAAAGGTATTATGACAGTCGTGACGGGCGTCGCTGGTTCAGGTAAAAGTACGTTAATCAATCAGGTTTTACCTAAAGTTTATCCTGATACAATTTTTATTGACCAGAAGCCAATACAAACCTCAAAGAGATCTAATGTTGCAACTTTTACAGGAATTTTTGATGATATTAGAGAACTATTTTCAAAAGCAAATCATGTCAAACCTGCTTTGTTTAGCTTTAATTCACAAGGCGCTTGCCCCAACTGTAAGGGCTTGGGCGTAACCTATACAGACTTGGCGTTTATGGACACAGTCGTTACTGTGTGCGAGGTCTGCCAAGGAAAGCGATTTACAGACGAAGTATTAAGCTATCAATTGCGCGGTAAAAGTATTAGTGATATTTTAAATATGACCGTTGACGACGCCTTAGATTTCTTCTATGAAAAAGAAATAGTATCTACTTTGAAAAGATTAGCAGATGTAGGAATCACTTATATTACGCTTGGACAACCATTAAATACCTTATCTGGAGGCGAATTGCAAAGAGTAAAACTTGCATCAGAGTTGGAAAACAGAGGAAATATTTATGTGCTGGACGAGCCTACAACAGGACTTCATATGTCCGACATATCGCAGTTGCTTAAAGTTTTGAACCGCTTGATTGAACAGGGTAGCACTGTAATTGTAATAGAACATAATTTAGATGTGATCAGTCAAGCGGATTGGATTATAGACTTAGGACCTCTTGCTGGGCAAAATGGTGGAAATATCATGTTTGAGGGAATACCAAGGGATTTAATCAATTGTACCTCTTCCATTACAGGACAGTATCTAAAAAAATATATTAAATAA
- a CDS encoding MarR family transcriptional regulator, with product MAKKELENCYIPFQCMIINNINRFNIEGVTTAQYNVLDILDKQGSKTTKELAEIRGITQAGMSKLTKRLLDKKYIIQKRRVSDRRAYDILITSDGKDFLVRSEKFRNEIMDLIENTLSEKELDCFVQLCKKITDSYVEE from the coding sequence ATGGCTAAAAAAGAATTAGAAAATTGCTATATCCCTTTTCAGTGTATGATTATCAACAATATCAATCGCTTTAATATCGAGGGAGTGACAACAGCACAATATAATGTATTGGATATTTTAGATAAGCAAGGCTCTAAGACTACAAAGGAGCTGGCAGAAATCAGGGGGATTACTCAGGCTGGGATGTCTAAACTGACCAAAAGATTGTTAGATAAAAAATACATCATTCAAAAGCGGCGTGTATCAGACCGCAGAGCCTATGATATTCTAATTACTTCGGATGGCAAGGATTTTCTTGTAAGATCAGAAAAGTTCAGAAATGAAATTATGGATTTAATTGAAAATACTCTTTCCGAAAAAGAGCTAGATTGTTTTGTACAGCTTTGCAAGAAAATTACTGATTCATATGTTGAGGAATAA
- a CDS encoding sigma factor-like helix-turn-helix DNA-binding protein, whose translation MKPNSHEVHKQHAFDAFCKKVLKNEAYDCQTEAIYRRAHEVSLSELSQPEMDKLYVTDEYLSYYQTFNAFGYEFAVGDDHLAEALTSLPAPKRNIVLLAYYLDMTDKEIGGLLQLSRSTVQYHRASALSELKMLLALMEGNDDD comes from the coding sequence ATGAAACCCAATTCCCATGAAGTACACAAACAGCACGCCTTTGACGCCTTTTGCAAAAAGGTATTGAAGAACGAAGCCTATGACTGCCAGACGGAAGCAATTTACCGCCGGGCACATGAAGTATCGCTTAGTGAACTGTCCCAGCCTGAAATGGACAAGCTATATGTCACAGACGAGTACCTCAGCTACTATCAGACGTTCAATGCGTTTGGTTATGAGTTTGCTGTCGGGGATGATCACTTGGCCGAAGCACTTACGTCGCTTCCAGCACCAAAGCGAAATATCGTTCTGCTGGCTTATTACTTAGATATGACAGACAAAGAGATTGGCGGGCTGCTACAGCTTTCCCGCAGCACCGTACAGTATCACAGGGCAAGTGCACTTAGCGAACTCAAAATGTTATTGGCTTTGATGGAGGGAAACGACGATGACTAA